One region of Bradyrhizobium betae genomic DNA includes:
- a CDS encoding LamG-like jellyroll fold domain-containing protein: protein MSNDDIDRAGTHRSGSSNSMRQMIDRRAVLQGAASLSVLALGAGAARAQTSTPSLTSFSIAVLPDTQFYSRYATTDESQQFQKAYGSTPYDAQTQWIADNAAKYGIRFVIHLGDVVDQQSKPNQWIIADAAMRKLEDARVPYSILAGNHDVVTDNDYHTPWDQNSGTDAQRSLNAEPYLKWFPSSRAAQQSTFRERDSSGFHECHIFQASGVKFMVLSLSWRISDGAIAWARDVIDRNPTLPVILSNHQLLNIDSDGLSPLETDYGKMLWESLIRDKDQIFMTLNGHYHGASYLSKTNNFGNPVHQMVVDYQMDYQGGNAMMRLYEVDFTNNKIDVMSFSPWVVQKPKNTLNQFDHAELTGPNNSFSIPINFKSRFARFTRFSPSKALTGPAILPSVRADLLAGYVDPPTPEVALPADTEDYPHVADTVAHWRVPSTVVDGQAVPIGGILPDVAGGNNLMRASLVASAQLGDVVWSTDKHRLSSAAGSVSFLNTDNTVGRLNAFLTASAASLNGRSFWNGYTVEAFVKIPAGWTASLHKWGNILGRAGNRGNVPGGYQGGDPEASSVLFAISNLREVQWEVVPASVSHYAQTNWSGEIIRDSWYHVAIVNDPATLTTTLYIDGAPVLRNVGNAAIGMRSQSTPQPWILGAGWWNGVLSDGFFGAVGEIRMVYRPIGPDQWLTARRT from the coding sequence ATGAGCAATGACGACATCGACCGCGCTGGAACCCATCGTTCCGGCAGCAGCAATTCCATGCGCCAAATGATCGATCGCCGCGCGGTCCTCCAGGGCGCGGCCAGCCTTTCCGTGCTGGCGCTCGGCGCGGGCGCGGCAAGGGCGCAGACCAGCACTCCGTCATTGACCAGCTTCTCGATCGCGGTGCTGCCCGATACGCAGTTCTATTCGCGTTACGCGACGACCGACGAAAGCCAGCAATTTCAGAAGGCCTACGGCTCAACGCCGTACGACGCGCAGACCCAGTGGATCGCCGACAACGCCGCGAAATACGGCATCCGCTTCGTCATCCATCTCGGTGACGTGGTCGACCAGCAGAGCAAGCCGAACCAGTGGATCATCGCCGACGCTGCGATGAGGAAGCTGGAAGATGCCAGGGTCCCCTATTCGATCCTTGCCGGCAACCACGACGTCGTCACCGACAACGACTACCACACCCCCTGGGATCAGAATTCCGGCACCGACGCCCAGCGCAGCCTCAACGCCGAGCCCTATTTGAAGTGGTTCCCGAGCAGCCGCGCGGCGCAGCAGTCCACGTTCCGCGAGCGCGACAGCAGCGGCTTTCACGAATGCCATATCTTCCAGGCGAGCGGCGTGAAGTTCATGGTGCTTTCGCTGTCCTGGCGCATTTCGGACGGCGCCATTGCCTGGGCGCGCGACGTGATCGATCGCAACCCGACGCTGCCGGTCATTCTTTCCAACCACCAGCTGCTCAACATCGACAGCGACGGCCTGTCGCCGCTGGAGACCGACTACGGCAAGATGCTGTGGGAGTCGCTGATCCGCGACAAGGATCAGATCTTCATGACGCTGAACGGCCATTACCATGGCGCCTCGTATCTTTCGAAGACCAATAATTTCGGCAATCCGGTTCACCAGATGGTGGTCGACTACCAGATGGACTATCAGGGCGGCAACGCCATGATGCGGCTCTACGAAGTCGACTTCACCAACAACAAGATCGACGTGATGTCGTTCTCGCCCTGGGTGGTGCAGAAGCCGAAGAACACGCTCAACCAGTTCGATCACGCCGAACTGACGGGACCGAACAACAGTTTCTCGATTCCCATCAACTTCAAGAGCCGCTTCGCCCGGTTCACGCGCTTCAGCCCGAGCAAGGCGCTGACCGGACCTGCGATCCTGCCGTCGGTGCGCGCCGACCTGCTCGCCGGTTATGTCGATCCGCCGACGCCGGAAGTCGCGCTGCCCGCCGATACCGAGGACTATCCTCACGTCGCCGATACCGTGGCGCACTGGCGCGTGCCCTCGACGGTCGTCGACGGCCAGGCCGTCCCGATCGGCGGAATCCTGCCTGACGTCGCCGGCGGCAACAATCTGATGCGTGCATCGCTCGTCGCATCCGCACAGCTTGGCGACGTGGTGTGGTCCACGGACAAGCACCGTCTGTCCTCCGCCGCGGGCAGCGTGTCGTTCCTCAACACCGACAACACCGTCGGTCGCCTCAACGCCTTCCTGACGGCATCGGCCGCCTCGCTCAACGGCCGCAGCTTCTGGAACGGCTACACGGTCGAGGCCTTCGTGAAGATCCCGGCCGGCTGGACCGCAAGCCTGCACAAATGGGGCAATATCCTCGGTCGCGCGGGCAATCGCGGCAACGTTCCCGGCGGCTATCAGGGCGGCGATCCGGAGGCCTCCAGCGTGCTGTTCGCCATCTCGAACCTGCGCGAAGTGCAGTGGGAAGTGGTGCCGGCATCCGTTTCGCATTACGCGCAGACCAACTGGTCCGGCGAGATCATCCGCGACAGCTGGTATCACGTCGCGATCGTCAACGATCCGGCGACTCTCACCACCACCTTGTACATCGACGGCGCGCCGGTGTTGCGCAACGTCGGCAACGCGGCGATCGGGATGCGCTCGCAGAGCACGCCCCAGCCCTGGATCCTCGGGGCCGGCTGGTGGAATGGCGTACTGTCCGACGGCTTCTTCGGTGCGGTCGGAGAGATCCGCATGGTCTATCGTCCGATCGGGCCCGACCAATGGCTGACCGCGCGCCGAACCTGA
- the rfbF gene encoding glucose-1-phosphate cytidylyltransferase: MKVVILAGGLGTRIAEETSTRPKPMVEIGGRPILWHIMKIYSHYGINDFVICLGYKGYMIKEYFANYFLHMSDVTFHLAENRMEVHRETAEPWRVTLVDTGEDTQTGGRLKRVLHYVANEPFFALTYGDGVADIDLAAEIAFHKAHGRRATVSVVRPAKRFGAVAIEGDRVVNFEEKPKEDGGWINGGFFLLSPSVGDLIAGDKTIWEREPMEQLVRGDDLRAYVHPGFWHPMDSLRDRNFLEGEWAGNRAEWRVW, encoded by the coding sequence ATGAAAGTCGTAATCCTCGCAGGAGGCTTGGGTACGCGAATCGCCGAAGAGACCAGCACGCGGCCGAAGCCGATGGTCGAGATCGGCGGCCGGCCGATCCTGTGGCACATCATGAAGATCTACAGCCATTACGGCATCAATGATTTCGTGATTTGCCTTGGCTACAAGGGTTACATGATCAAGGAGTACTTCGCGAACTACTTCCTGCACATGTCCGACGTCACCTTCCATCTCGCCGAGAACCGGATGGAGGTGCATCGCGAAACCGCCGAGCCCTGGCGGGTGACGCTGGTCGATACTGGCGAGGACACCCAGACCGGCGGCCGCCTGAAGCGGGTGCTGCATTACGTCGCGAACGAGCCGTTCTTCGCGCTGACCTATGGCGACGGCGTCGCCGACATCGACCTTGCCGCCGAGATCGCCTTCCACAAGGCGCATGGGCGAAGGGCGACCGTCTCGGTGGTGCGCCCTGCAAAGCGTTTCGGCGCAGTCGCGATCGAGGGCGACCGGGTCGTCAATTTCGAGGAGAAGCCCAAGGAGGACGGCGGCTGGATCAACGGCGGCTTCTTCCTGCTGTCGCCGTCGGTCGGCGATCTGATCGCAGGCGACAAGACGATCTGGGAGCGCGAGCCGATGGAGCAGCTCGTGCGTGGTGACGATTTGCGCGCCTATGTGCATCCCGGCTTCTGGCATCCGATGGACTCGCTGCGCGATCGCAACTTCCTCGAGGGCGAGTGGGCAGGCAACCGCGCCGAATGGAGGGTCTGGTGA
- a CDS encoding AAC(3) family N-acetyltransferase, with product MTLQAKTDDEGAILNIAADLVKLGLRRDDTVLVRCATKSMTVQVANRPGALLDGIRRVIGPGGTIVALAFTDDFYFWQRKRALQSPFHAKAPAGTGALPQMLLDNPLSIRSLHPTNSFVALGPNARLIVEGHNEKSTSFYPIEKLMQLGGKLALIGCVESSPGFSTVHRVQEDLGLADRTLLSGLRLCAVRQEKSYRWFFRRDIPGCSAGFGKFYSEYEQEGILSRGSVGGALSMLADAAAAYRVERRILEKDPTAAFCDDPSCTSCGMRTYSPNRMRRFFLSLPKKAANRVAAKFR from the coding sequence ATGACCCTCCAGGCCAAAACCGATGACGAGGGAGCAATTCTGAATATTGCTGCCGATCTCGTCAAACTGGGCTTACGCAGAGATGACACGGTTCTCGTCAGGTGCGCTACGAAGTCCATGACTGTTCAAGTTGCGAACCGCCCCGGTGCGTTGCTTGACGGAATTCGGCGTGTCATCGGTCCGGGCGGAACGATCGTGGCGCTTGCCTTTACGGACGATTTCTATTTCTGGCAAAGGAAACGTGCGCTTCAGTCTCCATTCCACGCCAAAGCACCGGCAGGAACGGGGGCTTTGCCACAGATGTTGCTCGATAATCCGCTTTCCATCAGAAGTCTCCACCCGACGAACTCATTCGTCGCGCTTGGTCCAAATGCCCGACTGATTGTTGAAGGGCACAACGAAAAGTCCACCTCGTTCTATCCCATTGAAAAACTGATGCAGCTTGGGGGAAAACTCGCCCTGATAGGGTGTGTCGAATCGAGCCCGGGTTTCAGTACGGTCCACCGAGTGCAAGAAGATCTCGGGTTGGCCGACCGAACACTCTTGAGTGGATTGCGACTCTGCGCGGTCCGGCAAGAGAAGTCATATCGCTGGTTCTTTCGACGAGACATCCCGGGTTGTAGCGCCGGATTCGGAAAATTCTATTCTGAGTACGAGCAAGAAGGAATTTTGAGCAGAGGATCTGTGGGCGGCGCGCTGTCGATGCTTGCGGACGCTGCTGCCGCGTATCGTGTTGAACGGCGCATTCTGGAGAAAGATCCAACTGCTGCGTTTTGTGACGACCCATCCTGCACCTCTTGCGGGATGCGGACATATTCGCCGAACAGGATGAGGCGGTTCTTCCTGTCCTTGCCGAAGAAGGCGGCGAACCGCGTCGCCGCCAAATTCAGATGA
- a CDS encoding M10 family metallopeptidase C-terminal domain-containing protein, which translates to MASSVAVSATNNADIDGLLSGVKWSGTISYSFPDSPSDYINPYSGGSSEPTTSGFASAPSQMQSAINYAIALILGYTNASFQYNGTGSADVMIAQSPSANPTSYAYYPGNYAAGGDVWFGTHYDYSQAKLGNYYFTTALHELGHALGLKHSQETGGPANVAVPSAHDDSEYTVMSYRSYVGASTSTGYTNEAYGYPQTYMANDILALQTMYGANFTTQSGTTVYTWSPTTGQEFINGVGQLAPGGGAGGSANRIYETVWDGGGVDTYDLSNYTTNLSINLNPGASSLFSSVQLANLGNGFYASGNVYNAYLYNSDVRSYIDNAIGGSGNDTIIGNAIANVLNGGDGNDTITGGGGNDTIIGGSGTDTAVYSGSRANYSVAYNSSSQTFTFTDLRSGSPDGTDVVTGVENFQFADMTVASTTLISQLVPVVIEGVGVTALIQSDNNYFMNPTAGGTGPKLLFHGSPVTWGQFSGWAPIGAEQTSGGYVVAWKVTGADQYNIWNVDSSGDFVSNTLGSLSSSSSALQSIETTFHQDLNGDGTIGIPVSVSSGTIEAYGSIALVQSGNNYFMNPTAGGSGPELLFHGSPVVSGQFSGWTPIGAEQTSGGYVVAWKVTGADQYNIWNVDGSGNFVSNTLGNLSSSSSALQSIETTFHQDLNGDGTIGIPVSASSGTTIEAYGSTALVQSGNNYFLNPTAGGSGPELLFHGSPVVSGQFSGWMPIGVEQISGGYVVAWKAAGTDQYNIWNVDGSGNFASNTLGNLTSTSNALQSMETTFHQDLNGDGTIGVPVSVPSGTTIEAFGSTALVQSGNNYFMNPTAGGTGPELLFNGSPVAAGQFSGWKPIGAEQTSGGYVVAWKVTTADQYNVWNVDSSGNFVSNTLGSLTSASSALQSMETTFHQDLNGDGTIGVRAAASSPNAFYFGDEAPHDSSHSFDNLASSEVRDYLLHFLEVQHLGSFFSA; encoded by the coding sequence TTGGCCAGTTCTGTCGCCGTCAGTGCCACCAACAATGCCGATATCGACGGCCTGCTGTCGGGCGTCAAATGGTCCGGCACGATCAGCTACAGCTTCCCCGACTCGCCTAGCGATTACATCAATCCCTACAGCGGCGGCAGCAGCGAGCCCACCACTTCGGGCTTCGCCTCGGCGCCGAGCCAGATGCAGTCGGCGATCAACTACGCGATCGCACTGATCCTCGGCTACACCAACGCCAGCTTCCAATACAACGGGACCGGCAGCGCGGATGTCATGATCGCGCAGTCACCGTCGGCCAACCCGACCTCCTACGCCTATTACCCCGGCAACTATGCGGCGGGCGGCGACGTCTGGTTCGGAACGCATTACGATTACTCGCAGGCCAAGCTCGGCAACTACTATTTCACGACCGCGCTGCACGAGCTCGGCCACGCTCTCGGCCTCAAGCACAGCCAGGAGACCGGCGGTCCCGCCAATGTCGCGGTGCCGAGCGCGCATGACGACAGTGAATACACCGTCATGAGCTATCGCAGCTATGTCGGCGCCTCGACGTCGACTGGCTACACCAACGAGGCCTACGGATATCCGCAGACCTACATGGCCAACGATATCCTCGCGCTGCAGACCATGTACGGCGCGAACTTCACGACCCAGAGCGGGACCACCGTCTACACCTGGAGCCCGACGACGGGGCAGGAGTTCATCAACGGCGTCGGGCAGCTCGCGCCGGGCGGCGGCGCCGGCGGCTCGGCCAACCGGATCTACGAGACGGTCTGGGACGGCGGCGGCGTCGATACCTACGATCTGTCGAACTACACGACGAATCTGAGCATCAATCTCAATCCCGGTGCGTCTTCGCTGTTCTCCTCCGTCCAGCTGGCCAATCTCGGCAACGGCTTTTACGCATCGGGCAACGTCTATAACGCCTATCTCTACAACAGCGACGTGCGCTCCTACATCGACAACGCCATCGGCGGCAGCGGCAACGACACGATCATCGGCAATGCGATCGCCAACGTGCTGAATGGCGGCGACGGCAATGACACCATCACGGGCGGCGGCGGCAACGATACGATCATTGGCGGCTCCGGAACGGATACCGCCGTGTATTCTGGCAGCCGGGCGAATTACAGCGTTGCCTACAATTCGAGTTCGCAGACGTTCACGTTCACGGATTTGCGTTCGGGTTCGCCTGACGGCACCGACGTTGTGACGGGGGTGGAGAACTTCCAGTTTGCGGATATGACCGTTGCGAGCACGACACTGATCAGCCAGCTCGTGCCTGTTGTGATCGAGGGGGTCGGTGTGACCGCTCTGATCCAGTCGGACAACAACTACTTCATGAATCCAACGGCGGGGGGGACTGGGCCCAAACTCCTGTTTCATGGCTCCCCGGTCACTTGGGGGCAATTCTCCGGGTGGGCTCCGATTGGCGCCGAGCAGACCTCGGGCGGCTACGTTGTCGCCTGGAAAGTGACGGGCGCTGATCAGTACAATATCTGGAATGTGGACAGCAGTGGAGACTTCGTCTCGAACACGCTTGGAAGTCTGTCTAGTTCAAGCAGCGCGTTGCAGTCGATCGAAACAACCTTCCACCAGGATCTCAATGGCGACGGGACGATCGGTATCCCCGTGAGTGTTTCGTCCGGAACGATCGAGGCGTACGGGTCGATCGCCCTGGTTCAGTCGGGCAACAACTACTTCATGAATCCGACCGCAGGTGGAAGTGGGCCAGAACTCCTGTTCCACGGATCCCCGGTGGTCTCGGGGCAATTCTCGGGCTGGACGCCGATCGGCGCCGAGCAGACCTCGGGTGGCTATGTTGTCGCCTGGAAAGTGACGGGAGCTGATCAGTACAATATCTGGAACGTGGACGGCAGTGGCAACTTCGTCTCGAACACGCTTGGAAATCTGTCTAGTTCAAGCAGTGCGTTGCAGTCGATCGAAACAACCTTCCATCAGGATCTCAATGGCGACGGGACGATCGGCATTCCCGTGAGTGCTTCGTCCGGAACGACCATTGAAGCATACGGGTCGACCGCCCTGGTTCAGTCGGGCAACAACTACTTCCTGAATCCGACCGCAGGTGGAAGTGGGCCAGAACTCCTGTTCCACGGATCCCCGGTGGTTTCGGGGCAATTCTCGGGCTGGATGCCGATCGGCGTCGAGCAGATCTCAGGGGGCTACGTTGTCGCCTGGAAAGCAGCGGGAACCGATCAGTACAATATCTGGAACGTCGATGGCAGCGGCAATTTCGCCTCGAATACGCTTGGAAATCTGACGAGCACGAGCAACGCGCTGCAGTCGATGGAGACAACGTTCCACCAGGATCTCAATGGCGACGGGACTATCGGTGTCCCCGTGAGCGTTCCGTCCGGAACGACGATCGAGGCGTTCGGGTCGACCGCCCTGGTTCAATCGGGCAACAACTACTTCATGAATCCGACCGCAGGTGGGACTGGGCCAGAACTCCTGTTCAACGGGTCCCCGGTTGCTGCGGGGCAATTCTCGGGCTGGAAGCCGATTGGCGCAGAGCAGACCTCGGGTGGCTATGTCGTCGCCTGGAAAGTGACGACCGCCGATCAATACAATGTCTGGAACGTGGATAGCAGCGGCAATTTCGTCTCGAATACGCTCGGGAGTCTGACGAGTGCGAGCAGCGCGCTGCAGTCGATGGAGACCACGTTCCACCAGGATCTTAATGGAGACGGGACAATCGGGGTCAGGGCCGCCGCCTCAAGTCCCAACGCATTCTACTTTGGCGACGAAGCGCCACATGACTCGTCGCATAGCTTTGACAATCTGGCATCCAGCGAAGTAAGGGACTATTTGCTCCACTTCCTCGAGGTGCAGCACCTTGGATCTTTCTTTTCAGCTTAG
- a CDS encoding SEL1-like repeat protein codes for MAASVAFWRRQHTEAQYSLGLLYDRGQGVPQDIVEASKWLNLSTAAAPPPAREARARIRDAVTTKMTRGQIAQARLRALEWTPSREH; via the coding sequence TTGGCCGCCTCTGTCGCCTTTTGGCGCCGCCAACATACGGAGGCCCAATATTCGCTGGGCTTGCTCTACGACCGCGGCCAGGGCGTGCCGCAGGACATCGTCGAGGCCTCCAAATGGCTCAATCTGTCGACGGCCGCGGCGCCCCCGCCGGCGCGGGAGGCGCGGGCACGGATTCGCGATGCCGTCACCACCAAGATGACGCGCGGACAGATCGCCCAGGCCCGCCTGCGGGCGCTGGAATGGACGCCGAGCCGCGAGCACTGA
- a CDS encoding CaiB/BaiF CoA transferase family protein, which translates to MPFPHASEALSRFTVLDLTRVRSGPTCVRQLADWGATVIKIDALTEDSGGEQPGGPRHGSDFQNLHRNKRAMTLNLKDERGLAVFKRLAAKADVVVENFRPDVKKKLGIDYESLREVNPRIVYGSISGFGQDGPYHKRPGFDQIAQGMGGLMSITGAPGEGPMRVGIPVADLTAGLFCAMGILTALLEREVSGKGQWVRTSLLQAQIFMLDFQAARWLMEKEVAKQAGNNHPTSIPTGVFKTSDGYINIATTGGRIWERCAQAIGAPELYSHPDYATAPARSRNRDALNAEIEKRTLTKSTDTWVKEFNDAGVPCGPIYAIDQMFEDAQVKHLGIAQDVPNDEGRHIRLVGQPVTLSRTPSKMVARPPEFGEQTSEVLAEFGFSAAEITKLRDARVV; encoded by the coding sequence ATGCCCTTTCCGCATGCCTCGGAAGCCCTGTCGCGCTTCACCGTGCTCGATCTGACCCGCGTCCGGTCCGGGCCCACTTGCGTGCGGCAGCTGGCGGACTGGGGCGCCACTGTCATCAAGATCGACGCGCTGACAGAGGATTCAGGCGGCGAGCAGCCGGGCGGGCCGCGGCATGGCTCCGATTTCCAGAATTTGCACCGCAACAAGCGGGCGATGACGCTCAACCTGAAGGACGAGCGCGGCCTCGCCGTGTTCAAGCGCCTTGCCGCCAAGGCCGACGTCGTGGTCGAGAATTTCCGCCCCGACGTGAAAAAGAAGCTCGGAATCGACTATGAGAGCCTGCGCGAGGTCAATCCGCGCATCGTCTATGGCAGCATCTCCGGCTTCGGCCAGGACGGCCCCTATCACAAGCGGCCGGGCTTCGATCAGATCGCGCAGGGCATGGGCGGGCTGATGTCGATCACAGGCGCGCCGGGCGAAGGCCCGATGCGGGTCGGCATCCCCGTTGCCGACCTCACCGCCGGCCTGTTCTGCGCCATGGGCATCCTCACCGCGCTGCTCGAGCGCGAGGTCTCCGGCAAGGGCCAATGGGTGCGGACCTCGCTGCTCCAGGCCCAAATCTTCATGCTCGACTTCCAGGCCGCCCGCTGGCTGATGGAGAAGGAAGTGGCAAAGCAGGCCGGCAACAACCACCCGACCAGCATCCCGACCGGCGTGTTCAAGACCTCGGACGGCTATATCAACATTGCCACCACGGGCGGCCGGATCTGGGAGCGCTGCGCGCAGGCGATCGGTGCGCCCGAGCTCTACAGCCATCCCGACTATGCGACGGCGCCTGCCCGCTCCAGGAACCGCGACGCGCTCAACGCCGAGATCGAGAAGCGGACGCTGACGAAGTCGACCGACACTTGGGTCAAGGAATTCAACGACGCCGGTGTGCCCTGCGGGCCGATCTATGCCATCGACCAGATGTTCGAGGACGCGCAGGTCAAGCATCTCGGCATCGCGCAGGACGTGCCGAACGACGAGGGTCGCCACATCCGCCTGGTGGGCCAGCCCGTGACGCTGTCGCGCACGCCCAGCAAGATGGTGGCGCGGCCGCCGGAATTCGGCGAGCAGACCAGTGAGGTCCTCGCCGAGTTCGGATTCAGCGCCGCTGAGATCACGAAACTCAGGGACGCCAGGGTCGTATGA